The following nucleotide sequence is from Pseudomonas sp. RC10.
ACCCGCCCCGCCACACCTCGTAAACCCCGCGCACGCAGCCAGGCCCGGATCGATTCGATCCTTGATGCCGCCCGTACGCTGCTCGCGTCCGATGGCGTGGCGAGCCTGTCGATCTACAGCGTGGCCGAGCGCGCGGGGATTCCTCCGTCGTCGGTTTACCACTTCTTCGCCAGCGTGCCTGCTCTGTTGGAAGGTCTGACGGCAGACATCCACAGCGCCTTCCGCGACAGCCTGCAACAGCCCATCGATCACGCTTTGCTCAACACCTGGCATGACCTGTCTCGACTGGTCGAAACGCGCATGCTCACCATCTACAGCGAAGACGCCGCCGCTCGCCAGCTCATCCTCGCGCAGCACGGCCTGACTGAAGTCACCCAGGCCGACCGCCAGCACGACATCGAACTGGGCAACCTCATGCACGAACTGTTCGCCAAGCACTTTCAGCTCCCGGCACTGCCTGACGACGTCGACGTGTTTGCCCTGGCGCTGGAACTGGCCGACCGCGTCTACGCTCGCTCAGTCCAACTGCACGACAGCATCACCCCGCGCATGGCCGAAGAAGGCCAGCGGGTATTCGACGCGTATCTGGGGCTTTATTTGCCGCCGTTTTTGCCTAAGCACGCGGCAATCTGAGCGACCATCCCGCCCTCCTGTGGGAGCGAATTCATTCGCGAATGGCCGGTACGTCCGATGTATCTCTGTCGTCTGTCATATCTTTGCGAATGAATTCGCTCCCACAGGGAATCGCAGTTCAACCGTGACTCGTGGTGTCCTGACTAGCGCACCACCTCTGCCGATTTCGTCTCTATACGAGCATCAAGCCAAACATCAACGAGCATGTCCTGTCCGTCCACCGTCAAGGCGGCAGGACTATGGAATCGATAAACCTGCTTTCCGACTGAAACCTTCACCCTCCCCTCCGCCACTGAAACTCTGGCATGCGGATCGCGTGTCACCAAAAACGCTTTCCCATCGCGTGCCATTGCCTTCAACGCCAATTGATCATCATCCATGCGCTGATAGAGAAAGTAGCGGTAAACAAAAGGAGAGGTCGCCCCGCCTGCATCGGTGAGGACGGCGTAGACCATCCCGGCATCTCCTATGGGATAGCGGCCAATGACTTCCGATAACACAGGCGAAGGCTGGCGGTTGAGCAAAATCCAACCAA
It contains:
- a CDS encoding TetR/AcrR family transcriptional regulator codes for the protein MTRPATPRKPRARSQARIDSILDAARTLLASDGVASLSIYSVAERAGIPPSSVYHFFASVPALLEGLTADIHSAFRDSLQQPIDHALLNTWHDLSRLVETRMLTIYSEDAAARQLILAQHGLTEVTQADRQHDIELGNLMHELFAKHFQLPALPDDVDVFALALELADRVYARSVQLHDSITPRMAEEGQRVFDAYLGLYLPPFLPKHAAI